A region from the Lycium barbarum isolate Lr01 chromosome 8, ASM1917538v2, whole genome shotgun sequence genome encodes:
- the LOC132608002 gene encoding uncharacterized protein LOC132608002, translating to MGDYNVVLNLEDRQKGTPFKDVETRDFQDCLDDCGLTDLHYVGRSYTWTNNHVYSRIDRAIVNSTWITQMTSERVLIMEPNFFDHSPLWIRFQQLSQNRERSFKFLNCLVESPQFMPLVAGRWKHTDSHVNLRTTWNKLKVVKYHLKTLNTTQFRGVEEKLNTIRSQLKQVQVQMGNSIPTPQLIADEKELKIQLEKWSKIEESVYRQKSRIQWLRLGDSNTAYFFANMKNKQSLNHIRNLGNAQGCILQTDSEVQSEILGVL from the coding sequence ATGGGTGATTATAATGTTGTATTGAATTTAGAAGATAGACAAAAAGGCACTCCATTCAAGGATGTGGAAACTAGGGATTTTCAAGATTGCCTTGATGATTGTGGATTAACAGATCTACACTATGTAGGAAGGTCTTATACATGGACTAATAACCATGTTTATAGCAGGATTGATAGGGCCATTGTCAATTCTACATGGATAACACAGATGACCTCAGAACGAGTGCTGATTATGGAGCCAAACTTTTTTGATCATTCTCCTTTATGGATCAGGTTCCAGCAGTTATCACAAAATAGAGAGAGATCTTTTAAATTCCTCAACTGCCTAGTGGAAAGCCCTCAGTTCATGCCTCTCGTTGCAGGCCGTTGGAAACATACTGACTCACATGTGAACTTGAGAACAACATGGAATAAGCTAAAGGTTGTGAAGTATCATTTGAAGACTTTAAATACTACACAGTTTAGAGGAGTGGAGGAAAAACTAAACACTATCAGAAGTCAGCTGAAACAAGTTCAAGTCCAGATGGGGAATAGCATACCAACACCACAACTTATTGCAGATGAAAAAGAGCTAAAAATACAACTAGAGAAGTGGAGTAAAATTGAGGAAAGTGTATATAGGCAAAAATCAAGAATACAGTGGTTGAGGTTGGGCGATTCTAATACTGCCTATTTTTTTGCCAATATGAAGAATAAACAGTCCTTGAACCACATAAGGAACCTCGGTAATGCTCAAGGTTGCATCTTACAAACTGATTCAGAAGTACAAAGTGAGATACTTGGGGTTCTATAA